Genomic DNA from Geovibrio ferrireducens:
TTTCTCATTTAACAATAAAAAATTCTCCCTCCGTGGGAATTTTTTATACACGCTCACGCCGCAGTGAATGCGGCTTCGCTGCGCACGGCGGCAGCACATCCTGTGCCTTACATTTTCTCAGGCTTGCAGAGGTGCTTGTCCTTTACGGCTTCTTTTCCGCATTTGCAGATGTATTTTGGCTTTTCGCCGTCAAGTTTTTCTTTACGTTCGGATTTTGATAGTTTGCACATCTTTGCCATGACCGCACCTTAATAAGATATATTCTGTCTTATTAAGATACACCTTAACAAAGCAAAAGGCAACATAAGCTTATGACTAATGCCCGATCTGCTTACCGATGAAAAACTCCTGAGTGTTATGAGGCTCTTCCCCTGATTCCGGCTTGAGTTTCCTGTATGTTTCCCCTTCCAGAACCCATGATTTGGTATTATCCTTAAGGTTGCTGGAAAGTATCGTCATCATAAAGTCCTTGGCGTTTTTATCAGTAATCTCGAAAAGATGCTCAACCCTTGAGTGCATGTTGCGCTCCATCCAGTCCGCTGTGGATATGAAAAGCCGCTTTTTGCCGCCGTGATAGAAACAGATTATACGGGGATGCTCCAGAAAGCGGCCGATAATGCTGCGGATGCTGATGTTTTCCGTCAGCCCCGTAACCCCCGCTGTCATACCGCAGATTCCCCGTATTATCATCTCTATCTTAACACCTGCGCAGGAAGCATCATGGAGTTTCATAATAAGCTCCTTATCTATCAGCGAGTTGATTTTCACGATCATCTCTGCCTTTTTGCCCGCCTTTGCATTTTCTATCTCGTAATCTATGAGTGAGAGGAGCTTCGCCTTGAGCCCGGTCGGTGCGACGCTTATTCTGTCCCAGTCAGCGTAGTCAGTATAACCCATCAGGAGGTTAAACAGGTTTGCGCACTCCTTGCCCACAGTTTCATCCGCTGTGATGTAGTCTATGTCCGTGTATATCTTCGCTGTCGCCTCATTGAAGTTTCCTGTGGAAAGATAGCTGTAGCGGACTATTCCCTGCGGTTCCCTCCTTATTATCTGGAGGTTTTTGGAGTGGATCTTAAGCCCCGGTATTCCGTAAGTGACTATGCAGCCCGCTTCCTCAAGCTTTTTTGCCCAGCCCACGTTGCGCTCCTCATCAAAGCGCGCCTTGAGCTCTATCACCACGCAGACCTGCTTGCCGCGTCTTGCTGCCTCGGAGAGGGATTCCACTATGCTTGAGCCGCGGTTAGCCCTGTAGAGGGTCATTTTTATTGCCAGAACCTGATCATCCGCAGCAGCGCGGCGTATCAGGGCGGAATGAAACCCGAAATCGTGATACGGGCGGTAGAAAACAAAGTCCCGCTCCTTAAGCCTGTCGAAAATATTCTCATCCGCAGTCAGCCCGTAGGGCACAAACGGCTTGTGCTCAGGGTACATAAGATCCGGATTGCCGTCTGCAATGGAGAAAAGGAATGTGAGGTCAAGGGGTTTGTCCACAATGTAAACATCCTCATCATCAAAGCCTATATGTTCCCGGAGAAACTTAAGCACCTCATCCGGCGCGGTTTTGTCAAGCTCAACCCTGACCACATTCCCCTTCTTGCGCGAGGGGAGCTTCTTTTCTATAATTTTCAGCAGATCCTCCGCCTCGTCCTCCTCCACTGTGAGGTCGGCGTTCCTTGTAAGGCGGAGAGTGTAGCTGTCCGTTACCTTATATCCCGGATAAACCTGCGGAAGGCAGCGGGCGATTATCTCCTCGCTGGTGATGCAGTATGTGCGGTGCAGGCGTATTTTGAACACTCTCTGGAGGTTTTCGGGAATAATTATTATGGAGTAGTGGGTTTCGCCCGCTCTCTCAAGCTTTACAAAAATGCACTGACGCAGGTTGTAGATAAACGGAAAAGGGTTCGCCGTGCTCAGGGTAACGGGGGAGATAAGGGGCTGTATCTCGTCATTGAATATGGATTCCACAATGTCAGAGAGCTCGCCGTCAATCTCCGGCTGGATGACTATGTGGTGTCTGGCGCATTCCTTTATCACTTTGCGGAAAATCTTCTGCTGATCCTTAACCAGCCTGTGCGCGGTTTCGGATATTTTCGCCAGAAGCTCTTTCGGGGTGTAGCCGGAGGCATCCTTAATATTGTATTTCGCGTCCACCTGATCATAAAGCCCGGCGACGCGGATCATAAAAAACTCGTCCAGATTGGACGAGAAGATAGCCAGAAACTTAAGCTTTTCCAGAAGCGGGACACTCTCGTCCTCCGCCTCTCTCAGCACCCGCTCATTAAACTGGAGCCAGCTTATTTCCCTGTTTATAAATTTATACTCACTCATAAAGTACCTTCATCTCCAGTTCAACGGGAATACCGAATGTTTCAAGGAACATACTCTTTTTCTGGTCAAACCCCAGTTTTTCCAGATACGCATGCTTTCTGGTTCTTGCTTTTATTATTATCCTGCTGCTCAGCACCTCAACATCCACACTCTCCACAAGCTGCATGTGGCTTGTATCCAGCGAGTCCGCTATGCGCAGAATGCTCACCAGCTTTCTGATGGTAAGCTGTGTTTCCATATTCAGATACGAAAGTCTCGTCTCTGCGGTTTCATCCGTGCCCACCCTGTGCATGAGGACAAGGAAGGCGATTATCTTTATCTGCTCCTGATCCAGGCCGGGCATGTCAAAAGCCTTAGCTATGTAATACGAGTGCTCATGGTGCATTTTTGCATCAATATAATAGCCTATGTCATGGAGAATCGCC
This window encodes:
- the ppk1 gene encoding polyphosphate kinase 1, which codes for MSEYKFINREISWLQFNERVLREAEDESVPLLEKLKFLAIFSSNLDEFFMIRVAGLYDQVDAKYNIKDASGYTPKELLAKISETAHRLVKDQQKIFRKVIKECARHHIVIQPEIDGELSDIVESIFNDEIQPLISPVTLSTANPFPFIYNLRQCIFVKLERAGETHYSIIIIPENLQRVFKIRLHRTYCITSEEIIARCLPQVYPGYKVTDSYTLRLTRNADLTVEEDEAEDLLKIIEKKLPSRKKGNVVRVELDKTAPDEVLKFLREHIGFDDEDVYIVDKPLDLTFLFSIADGNPDLMYPEHKPFVPYGLTADENIFDRLKERDFVFYRPYHDFGFHSALIRRAAADDQVLAIKMTLYRANRGSSIVESLSEAARRGKQVCVVIELKARFDEERNVGWAKKLEEAGCIVTYGIPGLKIHSKNLQIIRREPQGIVRYSYLSTGNFNEATAKIYTDIDYITADETVGKECANLFNLLMGYTDYADWDRISVAPTGLKAKLLSLIDYEIENAKAGKKAEMIVKINSLIDKELIMKLHDASCAGVKIEMIIRGICGMTAGVTGLTENISIRSIIGRFLEHPRIICFYHGGKKRLFISTADWMERNMHSRVEHLFEITDKNAKDFMMTILSSNLKDNTKSWVLEGETYRKLKPESGEEPHNTQEFFIGKQIGH